A part of Salvelinus alpinus chromosome 5, SLU_Salpinus.1, whole genome shotgun sequence genomic DNA contains:
- the git2a gene encoding ARF GTPase-activating protein GIT2a isoform X1 encodes MSKRLRNSELCADCSVPEPRWASVNRGVLICDECCSVHRSLGRHSSQVRHLTHTPWAPTQLQMVQMLYNNSANSIWEHSLLDPASVMSGKRKANPQDKVHPNKTEFIKAKYQMLSFVHRMPCRDDDSFTAKDLSKQLHSSVRTGNLETCLRLLSLGAQANFFHPEKGNTPLHVAAKAGQVFQAELLTVYGADPGAPDTSAKTPIDYARQAGYHDLADRLVEIQYELTDRLAFYLCGRKPDHKNGQHFIVPQMADSSLDLSELAKAAKKKLQSLSNHLFEELAMDVYDEVDRRETDAVWLVTQNHSTLVTDTTVVPFLPVNPEYSSTRNQGRQKLARFNAHEFATLVIDILSDAKRRQLGNSTTSPKENVELILKSVSIQRGSEGLDNDQPDYDSVASDEDTDQEPPSGKDRTKSLDSDLSDGPVTVQEFLEVKHALSASEAKIKQLMKVNSNLSGELRLMQKKLHSLQSENTSLRRQGPTTHIYQVPISSGSEYTDPPSSSPSAMKRRQSARASRPMSMSIYETGSGLKPYLPKGETPYTEEGIPTLQPFLPPHMGRGAFVTSSSLPSFPSTLSWSRDESAQRASKMEKQSSMSDGDYDNTTNDSELEDSGVGRRGRLRSSGWLGEGSSIPELDDLEVEPDSALPSTEDVIRKTEQITKNIQDLLRAAQENKHDRPCEREGVRRLRHSLGCFSSLVPWAEKAPSPLQPLNLRSPDPAACFIPCSERIYVAVTEMAALFPKRPRSETVRGPLRLLTSSAFRLQGECQKAVPPEGGPVPDMQLVTQQVIQCAYDIAKAAKQLVTITTKENSN; translated from the exons AGCCTCGCTGGGCTTCTGTGAACAGGGGCGTGTTGATCTGCGACGAGTGCTGTAGTGTTCATCGGAGTCTGGGCAGACACAGCTCCCAAGTGCGTCACCTGACTCACACACCATGGGCTCCTACACAGCTACAG ATGGTTCAGATGTTATACAACAACAGTGCAAATTCGATATGGGAACACTCTCTACTGGACCCAGCGTCGGTGATGAGTGGGAAACGCAAGGCCAACCCTCAGGACAAAGTACA TCCAAATAAGACAGAGTTCATAAAGGCCAAATACCAAATGCTGTCTTTTGTCCACCGGATGCCTTGTCGAGATGACGACAGCTTCACTGCCAAGGACTTAAGCAAG CAACTTCACTCCAGTGTCCGAACTGGTAACCTGGAGACATGTCTGAGGTTACTCTCTCTGGGAGCCCAGGCCAACTTCTTTCACCCA GAAAAAGGGAATACGCCGCTGCATGTGGCTGCCAAGGCAGGCCAGGTGTTTCAGGCCGAGCTGCTGACAGTCTACGGGGCTGACCCCGGCGCCCCCGACACCAGCGCCAAGACTCCCATTGACTATGCAAG GCAAGCTGGCTACCATGACCTGGCTGATAGGCTGGTGGAGATTCAGTATGAACTTACTGACAGACTGGCTTTCTATCTCTGTGGGAGAAAGCCTG ATCATAAAAATGGCCAACACTTCATCGTCCCACAGATGGCCGACAG CAGTTTAGATTTATCAGAACTGGCAAAGGCAGCAAAGAAGAAACTCCAGTCT CTCAGTAATCATTTGTTTGAGGAGCTGGCGATGGACGTGTATGACGAGGTGGACAGACGGGAGACGGATGCAG TATGGCTGGTGACACAGAACCACAGCACGCTGGTGACAGACACCACCGTGGTGCCTTTCCTTCCTGTGAACCCAGAGTACTCATCAACACGAAACCAG GGACGGCAAAAACTTGCGAGATTCAATGCACATGAATTTGCAACCCTTGTCATCGACATATTAAGTGACGCAAAGCGTCGACAGCTGGGGAACTCTACGACGAGTCCCAAAG AAAACGTTGAACTTATCCTAAAAAGCGTGAGCATCCAGCGCGGCAGTGAGGGTCTGGACAATGACCAGCCGGACTACGACAGCGTGGCCTCTGACGAGGACACGGATCAGGAGCCACCCTCGGGCAAGGACCGGACCAAG AGTCTGGACTCGGACCTGTCAGACGGGCCTGTCACAGTGCAGGAGTTCCTGGAGGTGAAGCACGCCCTGTCGGCCTCGGAGGCCAAGATCAAGCAGCTGATGAAGGTCAACAGCAACTTAAGTGGCGAACTGCGACTGATGCAGAAAAAG CTGCATTCTCTGCAAAGCGAGAACACGTCTCTCAGGCGACAGGGCCCAACCACCCATATCTATCAGGTCCCCATCAGCAGCGGGTCAGAGTACACTGACCCTCCTTCCTCCAGCCCCTCGGCCATGAAGCGCCGGCAGTCAGCGCGGGCCAGCCGGCCCATGTCCATGTCTATTTATGAGACTGGCTCGGGCCTGAAGCCCTACCTCCCCAAGGGGGAGACCCCCTACACAGAGGAGGGTATCCCCACCCTGCAACCCTTCCTCCCACCTCAT ATGGGAAGGGGTGCTTTTGTGACCTCTtcatccctcccctccttcccatCCACCCTGTCCTGGTCACGGGACGAAAGTGCTCAAAGG GCCTCCAAGATGGAGAAACAGAGCAGCATGTCAGACGGTGACTATGACAACACCACCAATGACTCTGAGTTGGAGGACTCAgg TGTGGGCAGGAGGGGGAGGCTGAGGAGCAGTGGCTGGCTTGGGGAGGGCAGCTCCATCCCTGAACTGGATGATCTTGAAGTCGAGCCAGACTCTGCGCTCCCCAGCACCGAGGATGTCATTCGCAAGACAGAGCAGATCACCAAGAACATCCAGGATCTGCTCCGCGCTGCACAGGAGAACAAGCACGACAG ACCTTGTGAGCGTGAGGGTGTCCGCCGGCTCAGGCACAGTCTAGGCTGTTTCAGCAGCCTGGTGCCCTGGGCCGAGAAGGCCCCCTCTCCCCTGCAGCCCCTCAACCTGCGCTCCCCCGATCCTGCCGCCTG CTTTATACCCTGCTCCGAAAGAATATATGTGGCTGTGACGGAAATGGCTGCCCTCTTTCCCAAG AGACCACGTTCGGAGACAGTGCGAGGTCCCCTGCGCCTGTTGACGTCCAGCGCCTTCCGGCTCCAGGGAGAGTGTCAGAAGGCAGTGCCCCCAGAGGGAGGTCCAGTGCCTGACATGCAGCTGGTCACCCAGCAGGTTATCCAGTGTGCCTATGACATCGCCAAGGCGGCCAAGCAGCTTGTCACCATTACCACCAAGGAGAACAGCAACTGA
- the git2a gene encoding ARF GTPase-activating protein GIT2a isoform X2, producing MSKRLRNSELCADCSVPEPRWASVNRGVLICDECCSVHRSLGRHSSQVRHLTHTPWAPTQLQMVQMLYNNSANSIWEHSLLDPASVMSGKRKANPQDKVHPNKTEFIKAKYQMLSFVHRMPCRDDDSFTAKDLSKQLHSSVRTGNLETCLRLLSLGAQANFFHPEKGNTPLHVAAKAGQVFQAELLTVYGADPGAPDTSAKTPIDYARQAGYHDLADRLVEIQYELTDRLAFYLCGRKPDHKNGQHFIVPQMADSSLDLSELAKAAKKKLQSLSNHLFEELAMDVYDEVDRRETDAVWLVTQNHSTLVTDTTVVPFLPVNPEYSSTRNQGRQKLARFNAHEFATLVIDILSDAKRRQLGNSTTSPKENVELILKSVSIQRGSEGLDNDQPDYDSVASDEDTDQEPPSGKDRTKSLDSDLSDGPVTVQEFLEVKHALSASEAKIKQLMKVNSNLSGELRLMQKKLHSLQSENTSLRRQGPTTHIYQVPISSGSEYTDPPSSSPSAMKRRQSARASRPMSMSIYETGSGLKPYLPKGETPYTEEGIPTLQPFLPPHASKMEKQSSMSDGDYDNTTNDSELEDSGVGRRGRLRSSGWLGEGSSIPELDDLEVEPDSALPSTEDVIRKTEQITKNIQDLLRAAQENKHDRPCEREGVRRLRHSLGCFSSLVPWAEKAPSPLQPLNLRSPDPAACFIPCSERIYVAVTEMAALFPKRPRSETVRGPLRLLTSSAFRLQGECQKAVPPEGGPVPDMQLVTQQVIQCAYDIAKAAKQLVTITTKENSN from the exons AGCCTCGCTGGGCTTCTGTGAACAGGGGCGTGTTGATCTGCGACGAGTGCTGTAGTGTTCATCGGAGTCTGGGCAGACACAGCTCCCAAGTGCGTCACCTGACTCACACACCATGGGCTCCTACACAGCTACAG ATGGTTCAGATGTTATACAACAACAGTGCAAATTCGATATGGGAACACTCTCTACTGGACCCAGCGTCGGTGATGAGTGGGAAACGCAAGGCCAACCCTCAGGACAAAGTACA TCCAAATAAGACAGAGTTCATAAAGGCCAAATACCAAATGCTGTCTTTTGTCCACCGGATGCCTTGTCGAGATGACGACAGCTTCACTGCCAAGGACTTAAGCAAG CAACTTCACTCCAGTGTCCGAACTGGTAACCTGGAGACATGTCTGAGGTTACTCTCTCTGGGAGCCCAGGCCAACTTCTTTCACCCA GAAAAAGGGAATACGCCGCTGCATGTGGCTGCCAAGGCAGGCCAGGTGTTTCAGGCCGAGCTGCTGACAGTCTACGGGGCTGACCCCGGCGCCCCCGACACCAGCGCCAAGACTCCCATTGACTATGCAAG GCAAGCTGGCTACCATGACCTGGCTGATAGGCTGGTGGAGATTCAGTATGAACTTACTGACAGACTGGCTTTCTATCTCTGTGGGAGAAAGCCTG ATCATAAAAATGGCCAACACTTCATCGTCCCACAGATGGCCGACAG CAGTTTAGATTTATCAGAACTGGCAAAGGCAGCAAAGAAGAAACTCCAGTCT CTCAGTAATCATTTGTTTGAGGAGCTGGCGATGGACGTGTATGACGAGGTGGACAGACGGGAGACGGATGCAG TATGGCTGGTGACACAGAACCACAGCACGCTGGTGACAGACACCACCGTGGTGCCTTTCCTTCCTGTGAACCCAGAGTACTCATCAACACGAAACCAG GGACGGCAAAAACTTGCGAGATTCAATGCACATGAATTTGCAACCCTTGTCATCGACATATTAAGTGACGCAAAGCGTCGACAGCTGGGGAACTCTACGACGAGTCCCAAAG AAAACGTTGAACTTATCCTAAAAAGCGTGAGCATCCAGCGCGGCAGTGAGGGTCTGGACAATGACCAGCCGGACTACGACAGCGTGGCCTCTGACGAGGACACGGATCAGGAGCCACCCTCGGGCAAGGACCGGACCAAG AGTCTGGACTCGGACCTGTCAGACGGGCCTGTCACAGTGCAGGAGTTCCTGGAGGTGAAGCACGCCCTGTCGGCCTCGGAGGCCAAGATCAAGCAGCTGATGAAGGTCAACAGCAACTTAAGTGGCGAACTGCGACTGATGCAGAAAAAG CTGCATTCTCTGCAAAGCGAGAACACGTCTCTCAGGCGACAGGGCCCAACCACCCATATCTATCAGGTCCCCATCAGCAGCGGGTCAGAGTACACTGACCCTCCTTCCTCCAGCCCCTCGGCCATGAAGCGCCGGCAGTCAGCGCGGGCCAGCCGGCCCATGTCCATGTCTATTTATGAGACTGGCTCGGGCCTGAAGCCCTACCTCCCCAAGGGGGAGACCCCCTACACAGAGGAGGGTATCCCCACCCTGCAACCCTTCCTCCCACCTCAT GCCTCCAAGATGGAGAAACAGAGCAGCATGTCAGACGGTGACTATGACAACACCACCAATGACTCTGAGTTGGAGGACTCAgg TGTGGGCAGGAGGGGGAGGCTGAGGAGCAGTGGCTGGCTTGGGGAGGGCAGCTCCATCCCTGAACTGGATGATCTTGAAGTCGAGCCAGACTCTGCGCTCCCCAGCACCGAGGATGTCATTCGCAAGACAGAGCAGATCACCAAGAACATCCAGGATCTGCTCCGCGCTGCACAGGAGAACAAGCACGACAG ACCTTGTGAGCGTGAGGGTGTCCGCCGGCTCAGGCACAGTCTAGGCTGTTTCAGCAGCCTGGTGCCCTGGGCCGAGAAGGCCCCCTCTCCCCTGCAGCCCCTCAACCTGCGCTCCCCCGATCCTGCCGCCTG CTTTATACCCTGCTCCGAAAGAATATATGTGGCTGTGACGGAAATGGCTGCCCTCTTTCCCAAG AGACCACGTTCGGAGACAGTGCGAGGTCCCCTGCGCCTGTTGACGTCCAGCGCCTTCCGGCTCCAGGGAGAGTGTCAGAAGGCAGTGCCCCCAGAGGGAGGTCCAGTGCCTGACATGCAGCTGGTCACCCAGCAGGTTATCCAGTGTGCCTATGACATCGCCAAGGCGGCCAAGCAGCTTGTCACCATTACCACCAAGGAGAACAGCAACTGA
- the git2a gene encoding ARF GTPase-activating protein GIT2a isoform X6, which yields MSKRLRNSELCADCSVPEPRWASVNRGVLICDECCSVHRSLGRHSSQVRHLTHTPWAPTQLQMVQMLYNNSANSIWEHSLLDPASVMSGKRKANPQDKVHPNKTEFIKAKYQMLSFVHRMPCRDDDSFTAKDLSKQLHSSVRTGNLETCLRLLSLGAQANFFHPEKGNTPLHVAAKAGQVFQAELLTVYGADPGAPDTSAKTPIDYARQAGYHDLADRLVEIQYELTDRLAFYLCGRKPDHKNGQHFIVPQMADSSLDLSELAKAAKKKLQSLSNHLFEELAMDVYDEVDRRETDAVWLVTQNHSTLVTDTTVVPFLPVNPEYSSTRNQGRQKLARFNAHEFATLVIDILSDAKRRQLGNSTTSPKENVELILKSVSIQRGSEGLDNDQPDYDSVASDEDTDQEPPSGKDRTKSLDSDLSDGPVTVQEFLEVKHALSASEAKIKQLMKVNSNLSGELRLMQKKMGRGAFVTSSSLPSFPSTLSWSRDESAQRASKMEKQSSMSDGDYDNTTNDSELEDSGVGRRGRLRSSGWLGEGSSIPELDDLEVEPDSALPSTEDVIRKTEQITKNIQDLLRAAQENKHDRPCEREGVRRLRHSLGCFSSLVPWAEKAPSPLQPLNLRSPDPAACFIPCSERIYVAVTEMAALFPKRPRSETVRGPLRLLTSSAFRLQGECQKAVPPEGGPVPDMQLVTQQVIQCAYDIAKAAKQLVTITTKENSN from the exons AGCCTCGCTGGGCTTCTGTGAACAGGGGCGTGTTGATCTGCGACGAGTGCTGTAGTGTTCATCGGAGTCTGGGCAGACACAGCTCCCAAGTGCGTCACCTGACTCACACACCATGGGCTCCTACACAGCTACAG ATGGTTCAGATGTTATACAACAACAGTGCAAATTCGATATGGGAACACTCTCTACTGGACCCAGCGTCGGTGATGAGTGGGAAACGCAAGGCCAACCCTCAGGACAAAGTACA TCCAAATAAGACAGAGTTCATAAAGGCCAAATACCAAATGCTGTCTTTTGTCCACCGGATGCCTTGTCGAGATGACGACAGCTTCACTGCCAAGGACTTAAGCAAG CAACTTCACTCCAGTGTCCGAACTGGTAACCTGGAGACATGTCTGAGGTTACTCTCTCTGGGAGCCCAGGCCAACTTCTTTCACCCA GAAAAAGGGAATACGCCGCTGCATGTGGCTGCCAAGGCAGGCCAGGTGTTTCAGGCCGAGCTGCTGACAGTCTACGGGGCTGACCCCGGCGCCCCCGACACCAGCGCCAAGACTCCCATTGACTATGCAAG GCAAGCTGGCTACCATGACCTGGCTGATAGGCTGGTGGAGATTCAGTATGAACTTACTGACAGACTGGCTTTCTATCTCTGTGGGAGAAAGCCTG ATCATAAAAATGGCCAACACTTCATCGTCCCACAGATGGCCGACAG CAGTTTAGATTTATCAGAACTGGCAAAGGCAGCAAAGAAGAAACTCCAGTCT CTCAGTAATCATTTGTTTGAGGAGCTGGCGATGGACGTGTATGACGAGGTGGACAGACGGGAGACGGATGCAG TATGGCTGGTGACACAGAACCACAGCACGCTGGTGACAGACACCACCGTGGTGCCTTTCCTTCCTGTGAACCCAGAGTACTCATCAACACGAAACCAG GGACGGCAAAAACTTGCGAGATTCAATGCACATGAATTTGCAACCCTTGTCATCGACATATTAAGTGACGCAAAGCGTCGACAGCTGGGGAACTCTACGACGAGTCCCAAAG AAAACGTTGAACTTATCCTAAAAAGCGTGAGCATCCAGCGCGGCAGTGAGGGTCTGGACAATGACCAGCCGGACTACGACAGCGTGGCCTCTGACGAGGACACGGATCAGGAGCCACCCTCGGGCAAGGACCGGACCAAG AGTCTGGACTCGGACCTGTCAGACGGGCCTGTCACAGTGCAGGAGTTCCTGGAGGTGAAGCACGCCCTGTCGGCCTCGGAGGCCAAGATCAAGCAGCTGATGAAGGTCAACAGCAACTTAAGTGGCGAACTGCGACTGATGCAGAAAAAG ATGGGAAGGGGTGCTTTTGTGACCTCTtcatccctcccctccttcccatCCACCCTGTCCTGGTCACGGGACGAAAGTGCTCAAAGG GCCTCCAAGATGGAGAAACAGAGCAGCATGTCAGACGGTGACTATGACAACACCACCAATGACTCTGAGTTGGAGGACTCAgg TGTGGGCAGGAGGGGGAGGCTGAGGAGCAGTGGCTGGCTTGGGGAGGGCAGCTCCATCCCTGAACTGGATGATCTTGAAGTCGAGCCAGACTCTGCGCTCCCCAGCACCGAGGATGTCATTCGCAAGACAGAGCAGATCACCAAGAACATCCAGGATCTGCTCCGCGCTGCACAGGAGAACAAGCACGACAG ACCTTGTGAGCGTGAGGGTGTCCGCCGGCTCAGGCACAGTCTAGGCTGTTTCAGCAGCCTGGTGCCCTGGGCCGAGAAGGCCCCCTCTCCCCTGCAGCCCCTCAACCTGCGCTCCCCCGATCCTGCCGCCTG CTTTATACCCTGCTCCGAAAGAATATATGTGGCTGTGACGGAAATGGCTGCCCTCTTTCCCAAG AGACCACGTTCGGAGACAGTGCGAGGTCCCCTGCGCCTGTTGACGTCCAGCGCCTTCCGGCTCCAGGGAGAGTGTCAGAAGGCAGTGCCCCCAGAGGGAGGTCCAGTGCCTGACATGCAGCTGGTCACCCAGCAGGTTATCCAGTGTGCCTATGACATCGCCAAGGCGGCCAAGCAGCTTGTCACCATTACCACCAAGGAGAACAGCAACTGA
- the git2a gene encoding ARF GTPase-activating protein GIT2a isoform X3 encodes MSKRLRNSELCADCSVPEPRWASVNRGVLICDECCSVHRSLGRHSSQVRHLTHTPWAPTQLQMVQMLYNNSANSIWEHSLLDPASVMSGKRKANPQDKVHPNKTEFIKAKYQMLSFVHRMPCRDDDSFTAKDLSKQLHSSVRTGNLETCLRLLSLGAQANFFHPEKGNTPLHVAAKAGQVFQAELLTVYGADPGAPDTSAKTPIDYARQAGYHDLADRLVEIQYELTDRLAFYLCGRKPDHKNGQHFIVPQMADSSLDLSELAKAAKKKLQSLSNHLFEELAMDVYDEVDRRETDAVWLVTQNHSTLVTDTTVVPFLPVNPEYSSTRNQGRQKLARFNAHEFATLVIDILSDAKRRQLGNSTTSPKENVELILKSVSIQRGSEGLDNDQPDYDSVASDEDTDQEPPSGKDRTKSLDSDLSDGPVTVQEFLEVKHALSASEAKIKQLMKVNSNLSGELRLMQKKLHSLQSENTSLRRQGPTTHIYQVPISSGSEYTDPPSSSPSAMKRRQSARASRPMSMSIYETGSGLKPYLPKGETPYTEEGIPTLQPFLPPHMGRGAFVTSSSLPSFPSTLSWSRDESAQRASKMEKQSSMSDGDYDNTTNDSELEDSGVGRRGRLRSSGWLGEGSSIPELDDLEVEPDSALPSTEDVIRKTEQITKNIQDLLRAAQENKHDSFIPCSERIYVAVTEMAALFPKRPRSETVRGPLRLLTSSAFRLQGECQKAVPPEGGPVPDMQLVTQQVIQCAYDIAKAAKQLVTITTKENSN; translated from the exons AGCCTCGCTGGGCTTCTGTGAACAGGGGCGTGTTGATCTGCGACGAGTGCTGTAGTGTTCATCGGAGTCTGGGCAGACACAGCTCCCAAGTGCGTCACCTGACTCACACACCATGGGCTCCTACACAGCTACAG ATGGTTCAGATGTTATACAACAACAGTGCAAATTCGATATGGGAACACTCTCTACTGGACCCAGCGTCGGTGATGAGTGGGAAACGCAAGGCCAACCCTCAGGACAAAGTACA TCCAAATAAGACAGAGTTCATAAAGGCCAAATACCAAATGCTGTCTTTTGTCCACCGGATGCCTTGTCGAGATGACGACAGCTTCACTGCCAAGGACTTAAGCAAG CAACTTCACTCCAGTGTCCGAACTGGTAACCTGGAGACATGTCTGAGGTTACTCTCTCTGGGAGCCCAGGCCAACTTCTTTCACCCA GAAAAAGGGAATACGCCGCTGCATGTGGCTGCCAAGGCAGGCCAGGTGTTTCAGGCCGAGCTGCTGACAGTCTACGGGGCTGACCCCGGCGCCCCCGACACCAGCGCCAAGACTCCCATTGACTATGCAAG GCAAGCTGGCTACCATGACCTGGCTGATAGGCTGGTGGAGATTCAGTATGAACTTACTGACAGACTGGCTTTCTATCTCTGTGGGAGAAAGCCTG ATCATAAAAATGGCCAACACTTCATCGTCCCACAGATGGCCGACAG CAGTTTAGATTTATCAGAACTGGCAAAGGCAGCAAAGAAGAAACTCCAGTCT CTCAGTAATCATTTGTTTGAGGAGCTGGCGATGGACGTGTATGACGAGGTGGACAGACGGGAGACGGATGCAG TATGGCTGGTGACACAGAACCACAGCACGCTGGTGACAGACACCACCGTGGTGCCTTTCCTTCCTGTGAACCCAGAGTACTCATCAACACGAAACCAG GGACGGCAAAAACTTGCGAGATTCAATGCACATGAATTTGCAACCCTTGTCATCGACATATTAAGTGACGCAAAGCGTCGACAGCTGGGGAACTCTACGACGAGTCCCAAAG AAAACGTTGAACTTATCCTAAAAAGCGTGAGCATCCAGCGCGGCAGTGAGGGTCTGGACAATGACCAGCCGGACTACGACAGCGTGGCCTCTGACGAGGACACGGATCAGGAGCCACCCTCGGGCAAGGACCGGACCAAG AGTCTGGACTCGGACCTGTCAGACGGGCCTGTCACAGTGCAGGAGTTCCTGGAGGTGAAGCACGCCCTGTCGGCCTCGGAGGCCAAGATCAAGCAGCTGATGAAGGTCAACAGCAACTTAAGTGGCGAACTGCGACTGATGCAGAAAAAG CTGCATTCTCTGCAAAGCGAGAACACGTCTCTCAGGCGACAGGGCCCAACCACCCATATCTATCAGGTCCCCATCAGCAGCGGGTCAGAGTACACTGACCCTCCTTCCTCCAGCCCCTCGGCCATGAAGCGCCGGCAGTCAGCGCGGGCCAGCCGGCCCATGTCCATGTCTATTTATGAGACTGGCTCGGGCCTGAAGCCCTACCTCCCCAAGGGGGAGACCCCCTACACAGAGGAGGGTATCCCCACCCTGCAACCCTTCCTCCCACCTCAT ATGGGAAGGGGTGCTTTTGTGACCTCTtcatccctcccctccttcccatCCACCCTGTCCTGGTCACGGGACGAAAGTGCTCAAAGG GCCTCCAAGATGGAGAAACAGAGCAGCATGTCAGACGGTGACTATGACAACACCACCAATGACTCTGAGTTGGAGGACTCAgg TGTGGGCAGGAGGGGGAGGCTGAGGAGCAGTGGCTGGCTTGGGGAGGGCAGCTCCATCCCTGAACTGGATGATCTTGAAGTCGAGCCAGACTCTGCGCTCCCCAGCACCGAGGATGTCATTCGCAAGACAGAGCAGATCACCAAGAACATCCAGGATCTGCTCCGCGCTGCACAGGAGAACAAGCACGACAG CTTTATACCCTGCTCCGAAAGAATATATGTGGCTGTGACGGAAATGGCTGCCCTCTTTCCCAAG AGACCACGTTCGGAGACAGTGCGAGGTCCCCTGCGCCTGTTGACGTCCAGCGCCTTCCGGCTCCAGGGAGAGTGTCAGAAGGCAGTGCCCCCAGAGGGAGGTCCAGTGCCTGACATGCAGCTGGTCACCCAGCAGGTTATCCAGTGTGCCTATGACATCGCCAAGGCGGCCAAGCAGCTTGTCACCATTACCACCAAGGAGAACAGCAACTGA